The genomic region tttagaTAGGAAGGTTTTCTGAAATTATACTGTTAACAGGAAATTCTATCACTTTCACAAAACAAATTTTGGCGGAGAGAATTGTTGCAAATGCAgcaaaattgatttaatttatgggGTACCTAAGGATTGGGATGCCACTACCACTGCCTTTAGACCATGAAAAATTTGTCTCACTTGGAATTCAAATGAAATTTATCGTTATTATAGGTGACAcgtaaaagataaaaaagccATTTTCTGGTCCCATAGCATGAGCAACCGGCACCTGTTTAAATTCCACATACATGAACATGATATTATGGATCCCATGCTATCTGAATGTGGTCATCCCCTACTtattcaatttctttcctttcttaaaTTCTTCTCCAATTCACTGAAGACTGCCTATAGTGACAAATTCTTCGTAACAACCAATAATCTTGCTAGATTCTTGTATATCTGCTATGTTGGCTTTTAACTTTCCTACAAGTACTAATTAAGCTTATCATAATAAATgatttagtttaatatatatgaatttcatcgggtttcataaaaatattatattaaatttattcattaatttttatcgtAAGTGATTCGCATATAAAAAAAGCTGATTTCATGTgaaatgtataattttttttaataaatttaagaaaataattaatgtttaatcttatatatatatatatacaacttcgctcattcatatatataattcactTGTGGATTAGTCAATAAAGGGATAATAATCTCATTGACGCTGGTCAAGTTGTACAAGTCATTAAGGCAAAGATTTTTCCATGTATGGAATGGTCTGATCCTGCTGGACCATCACACTCTCATGCGCCTCTCTtcttaaactaaattaaacagATAGCTTAACCGCCATTCGCTTTCATACCGCGCGTGAGATTGATATTTCCTTAGACTGCATGTGCCTGTCACATGGCTCGACCAATGCTTCGTTTCGAAGAATGCCGCACATGGTTAATTAAAGGGTGGTTTCTTCCTTGTAGGCTAAATGCTACGAAGCACCAACACGTTGGCTAAAGGATTAATTTGGCACCTGAACTTGTACTCAAGGAGTAATTCGTTCAGAtttgttaattctttatttcttttttctaaaaagaattgtaaatttaaaaaattttacttaaattgaaatatatatttactatcaagctaaatatataaattcaaaaaaatctAACCTATAGAAAACACTCAATTTCATTCTGTCGAATTCtatataactattttttaattaagttaaagaaaaaaatctgattttatatagtttgattttaatatgtaatagAGAtcaatgataatattatttatgataattaataattaacattatattttgataatgtattatatcttataaatattagttagcattatacaaattatataaataatagatataCAAAATTTACAACAAAAATCTTGTAAGTAAGTTTTggcatattaaattaaataatttaaataccaatttttcatCAACTTGCcaaaagtatttaatttaCCTTAATGATCAACAGTAGATGTTTGTAAACTGCAcataacataatataataaaaaaaagcattaaaagaaataacataaaaataaatggattaaaaaattatgaagtTGGAATTGATCAATAGAAAGAATGCATGATTGTATAAATTGCCATTATTTGAGCAACTGCTTTGTAGCTgagttataaaagaaatataagcACAGCACAGCCACTTAAGATTGAACTGATATGGCGTTTGGGTATTAAAGTATGATCCTCCTCaaaacttttacttttttcttttaattttaattttaatttttataaaaaggaaaataaatttccattgGTGGGTTGGTATATGCTAATAAGAACGTCAGCAGTCTGAGATGTGAATATGACGAAGGGcccttttagttttattacaATGTAAACTCATCGGTTTCACAGCTAAACAAAACAACTGGGCACTTGTGTTTTGTCTCCTTCGAACTGAATCAGAATTACCGAATCGATTGGTTTCGCACACTTCAATTTCAGTTTGGtcatcttttaaatttataatatcagCTATTGTTTGAATTTAAACACAAATATTCGACTAAATCATATAtcagacttttttttttataattaataataaaatacttatatttttaattttatttgttacactagatatatttatagacTAAACAAAAAATTTTTATTGCGATATACGGTGAATcattctatattttatatttaataaattaatatttttattgattaataaattattaagaaatcaatttgttattttagatAACTAAActtaatgaatttataatttttttatttgttaaatatatcaattatataaagatcgattatatttattgaattaaaaattttattattaatattaatattatgttaaaaaaagcccaaaaataaaaatatgaaataagaACTGAAAAATcgaattcaataaaattaaaaataacttcatCTAATTCTACTCActatgagttttttttttaatattcgaATATGCATGGCTTAGTTTATATAAGCGcaaaagttttaattattgaattttattggTTGGATTCGGTTTtgaaacaaatttttattagaggTGCTTATGTTTTGTTTATCCAATAATGACTTCTTTTAgtgtattttaatatagtcTGCTAAGAttcatgttcttattatcttCCAATGATGATGAATCTAAGCTTAGATTTGGTTCATACACCAAGTACACGTACggatattataatatatatatatatacatatgtgtTGCTGTTCACTACCTAATCTTCTACATATATTAGTATCATTGGTTGGTccgtaatttatttttataatcaaatcttaaattaatataagcaacacaaagaaaataaaagattggCCTTCAATCtgatttgaaaattaatttttggtttttcCAGTAAGtgagatttaaattataatcctATTTTAAAATACTCTCATTTAATTATACAACTAATGCACCAAAGCTATTAAATAATTGCTTTAAATTAACCGcattagtaataataatttcattcacatattaaaagtttatttatttatttttgaatatgtgCATGCACCTGATCTAACTAGCTCTATTTATTTGTCTTCTAGAATTTTTGCCACTTACATGCACAGCTTATATTCAAAGGCAACCAAACGGTGTCACTAAAAGTGAcccaataaagaaaaagaaaaagaaaaggtgacATTGCATCACTATTGACAAAAAGGAGCTCAGTCAAATAGAATAGAACTGCAGATGGCTCTGCAACTGCAATTTGCAACACAATCCAATTACAAACAAAAAACAGTAGAGCTTGAAAGTCACGCGCCACATGATGAAAGTAGGGGTACATAAGAAGGAAAGCTCAATCGGGATATCGACATCTGCCACGTGGCAGTCATTCCATATTggcaaaacaaaacaaaaccaaaCCAGAGGCCGGTTTGGGATTGTGGATTTGGGGaggttaagaaaaaaagaaaaaaaaattgtctaCTCGAGGATTATTAGACTTGTATACTTCCATTTTCGCAATGAATACTCGCTACATGCTTCGCTTCTATTCccttacataatttaattttttgatgcATCCAATCTgtttgaataaatatataagatattattttatatcaatttaaaagtttagattattaattaaataattattgaaatgtgtcttttttaattatttatgctCGTTACAGctatcatttattatttaaatatattaatatgcgTTTAAAAAATCTTCTTGATAAAATAAgcattatttaataataataaaagataaatttttatgcattaaaaatattcttttaaaatgttGGAAGTGAACTAATCTAAGAGGTCggaatattattaatatttttaattttaaaaatgaaaattatctaaaaaagaagaaagaaacgTACAGGAGAGAgaggggaaaaataaaataaatctttttggGTACGACGAGGACGTTTTGATTCAAAAAAGTGTCCAAGTTCTCTTAATATTTCATGTATCCTTCCATTAGGGTCCCACTTCCCTGTCCTTCTCTCTTTCCCTTTCTTACAAAACAACGGCGCGGACATAAACACCCAAACACGTTTTTAAGTTTTGCCCCCagtccctctctctctctcttctctttgaaagaaacaaagctttttttttctttttccttttcttttctttgtttcaaatttgataaacatagagagagagagagagagagagagagagagagaagggtAGAGTTctaatatttctttcttttttttttttttttaaatctctaTGATCAAGTTGGTTTTGTTCTTAATAAGCTATAAAAGAACAGTCTTCCAATAGTTTTGTTATATGCTTTTGTTAGCTTTCTTGGTCTGGTCTAAGTCTTTGTTCCTTTTCAAAACCAGGTGGTGGTTTTACGTCTATTATTTACCTGTCattctgtttttctttctttctttctttcttctttaatgCATATATATTCAAATCTTGAGGTTTGGTGAGTTGGGTTTCGGTTcttttttagtaataaaagtgTGAGTTGAGGGATCATTATATTTGTTTGATGGAAATGTATTCTATTTTTAACCTATCTATGCACGTTAGAGAGTGAAGAAGATCTGGAGGTGGGTTTCATTTCTATAATCAATGTTTTGCAGgtatgattttttctttttcttgcctGCATTTTTTTAAATGCGTTTTATTTTTGAGGCAAGGAAGAAGGTTGGTGGCTTCTTTATTTTCCAGTTCTATTGCTGATTTCTTGTTTCATGGTTAacactatttttatgtttccttccttttatcaaaaaaaaaaatatatatattaaagaagGCGTGTGGGTTTGTTAAATTtggctctttttttttaaatttattcttttgttgggtttattttattttttgattgaCGAAAATGTCGTGTTCCATGTTGATTTACtgtgttattattattttttccatttaataatatataaggttaggtatataataaaaggaagaaCTGAGGAAAGAAAAGTGTGGTCTAATTGTCTTAATGTTAGAAATTGAGGATTTATCTGGAATTTGCGTTAGATTCCCAAATTGGTccatataattttgataagcTGTTGATGGGATTTTAATCTTGTTGAGTTctttgtgtttaattttttttttttttcattacaGGTAATGGGAATGGAAGATTGgaatgtttaaattttaggTGAAAGGCATCTGCTTTGTAAATACTgtgaaaagattaaaacttTAGTGCAAAAAATGGATTGAAATAGAGGTAGCAGCCCATTTTGGCCGCAATGTTAAAACCTGTAGCTTCTGGGCTGCTGATGCTCTCTTTACTCCTGATATCAGTATCTGCAAATGACAATGGCTTTTCGCGATGTAATTGTGATGATGAGGGCAGTTTATGGAGCATAGAGAGCATTCTAGATTGCCAAAAAGTGAGCGATTTCTTGATTGCTGTGGCATATTTTTCGATCCCTATTGAGCTGTTATACTTTGTTAGCTGCTCAAATGTCCCCTTCAAATGGGTCCTCTTTGAGTTCATTGCCTTCATTGTCCTTTGTGGATTGACCCATTTGCTCAATGGCTGGACCTATGGTCCTCATCAATTTCAACTCATGCTTGCTCTCACGGTCTTCAAGATCTTAACTGCTCTGGTTTCATGTGCCACTGCTATTACTCTCTTCACTCTCATTCCTTTGCTTCTTAAAGTGAAGGTAAGGGAATTTATGTTGAAGAAAAAGGCATGGGATCTTGGCCGTGAGGTTGGGATTATAATGAAGCAGAAAGAAGCTGGATTGCATGTTCGAATGCTTACTCAAGAGATTAGGAAATCACTTGATAGGCATACAATTCTATATACGACTCTCGTTGAGCTATCTAAGACATTGGGCTTGCAGAATTGTGCAGTGTGGATGCCGAATGAGATTAGAACGGAGATGCATTTAACCCATGAATTAAATGGGGGAAATTATTCAAGCATGGATAATTGTTCAATACCAATTACTGATCCTGATGTTGTTAGGATTAAAGGGAGTGATGGAGTGAGCATACTTAGCCCTGATTCAGCACTTGCTGCTGGGAGCAGTGGAGACTCTGGTTCGCCAGGACCTGTTGCTGCAATTCGGATGCCAATGCTTCGCGTTTGCAATTTTAAAGGGGGAACTCCTGAGATAATTCAGGCTTGTTATGCGGTATTGGTACTCGTTCTTCCAGGAGGTGAGCCTAGATCCTGGACCAACCAGGAATTAGGGATAATAAAAGTGGTAGCTGATCAGGTGGCTGTGGCTCTTTCCCATGCTGCAGTCCTAGAAGAGTCTCAACTTATGAGGGAGAAGTTGGAGGAACAAAACCGGGCATTGCAACAAGCAAAAATGAACGCAATGATGGCAAGTCAGGCTAGGACAGCGTTTCAGAAGGTAATGAGTGATGGGATGAAGAGACCCATGCACTCTATTTTAGGTTTGATTTCAATGATGCAGGATGGGAATTTAAATACTGAGCAACGGATTCTTGTCGATGCAATGATGAAGACTAGCAATGTGCTATCGACATTAATAAATGATGTAATGGAAATTTCAACAAAAGATAGTGGAAGGTTTCCTTTGGAGGTGAGATCATTCCATTTACATGCCACAATTAAAGAAGCAGCGTGTCTTGCCAGGTGTTTATGTGTTTATAGGGGATTTGGTTTTTCAATTGAGGTCGACAAGTGCTTGCCTGATAATGTAATGGGTGATGAGAGGAGGGTGTTTCAAGTGATTTTGCATATGGTTGGCAACCTGTTGGATGGCAATGACAAAAGAGGGTCTGTTGTACTTCGGGTTCTTGTGGAGAATGGAAGCCAGGAAAGGAATGATCATAAATGGGCAGCCTGGAGACATAACACTCCTGATGGTGATGTTTATATCAGATTTGAAATCATAGTGCAGAATGATTGTTCTGATTCAGAGGGCTCAAGAACTGCTATGCAGGTGGGTGGTAGGAGGTATACCAGTGACGGAGTTGACGAGGGCTTGAGCTTCAGTGTTTGCAAAAAGCTGGTCCAGGTAAGAATTTAAGTTTCTGCGAGTCTCGTAAATGCACAACCATCATCTGGTAGCAGATTTTCATTTCTGTCTAAGATGTTGGTCATGATTTAGAGATGCAGAtcgaataattaattaacatgtAGTTGAATCTTTATCTCTAATATATTAGTCTTTGGATGCGCATTTTATTTGACGTGAAAAACTTTGCTTTGTTTGGAATGAAGTAATTGATGGTAATCAATATGCTTCCACCGCAATTAGCTCCTGATAAGTACATATTCATTGTGCATAATTTCCTTTGTATAGAGTGACACCTAGGATTTTCTTGCATTGCATTTTCGTTGAATCTTGGTCATTATTTCTGTGTTAGAGATAATGCTTGTTATTTCCAGTGGACAATTTTTCCTGCATAATAAACTTTTGGGCGTTGATGTTTGTGGATTTTGGTGTTGCCAGCATGTCTTCAACAATGATTCATATCATATTTGTTTTGATTGCATTGAGGGCCTTGAAATGTAAAACCTGGAATTCTGTTTACCTGTCAATATTATGGCACAAACCATATACTTCTAGTTAGTTAATTTTCtgtttgtttcttctttttctattttggttGACACCATTGAAGCTATAAGAGTGCTCTATAAGTAGTCGATGCATTTAGTTTCTTATCGATTTTGTTTCTAATCTTCTGTCATTGGCAGTTAATGCATGGGAAGATCTGGGTGGTCCCCAACTCTCAAGGTATTCCTCAAAGCATGGGGTTAGTCCTTCGGTTTCAACTCAGGCCATCTATTTCCATAGCCATCTCTGAATCTGGAGAATCTTCAGATCATCCACATTCCAACTCTCTTCTTAGAGGCCTGCAAGTTCTGTTAGCCGATGCAGATGATGTGAATAGAGCTGTAACCCGGAAACTGCTTGAGAAGCTAGGTTGCTGTGTTGTTACTGTTTCATCTGGCTTTGAATGTCTTAGTGCTGTTGGCCCGGCTACATCCTTCCAAATTGTTCTTTTAGATCTTCAAATGCCCGAGTTGGATGGATTTGAAGTTGCATCAAGAATTAGGAAGTTCCGAAGCCGAAGTTGGCCATTGATTGTTGCCCTGACAGCATGTGCTGATGAAGATGTGTGGGAAAGATGTGTGCAGATTGGAATGAATGGCGTCATTCAGAAACCAATCTTGTTGCAAGGAATTGCCAATGAGCTTCGAAGAGTCCTCGTGCAGGCAAACAAGGTCATCTGATGACGTTCTGTAAGTTGCACAATTGGCCTTGATTTCTCCCAAAGTGGTTCCTGGGTCTTGGTAGAATAACACACCAGCGCAAATGACCCTGAAAACTCCCACCAAGCTTCTAGCATAGAAATGTTTACATATACAACCTTTACAGTCACAATGGTATACAAAAAGTAgcttctttcattttcaaaaatttgttCAAAATCCCCTCCTCTATAATTGTCCACAAAGTTGCATATCTAGCTTATATCAAATATTCTAATTGTCTTTAACAATACTTGAGGGAACAAACCATGTTTCTGATACGAATGTCCCAGAGGAACACAGATAGACATCCTGTAGAATTAGAGAACAATGATGTAGAGATTAAAAACCTTgccatttcaaaattttgctTCCCTATGCGTGATTATTGTTTTAGTTTCTACTGCTTCTTTCACTGATACAAGCTCTTATTAGGAAATGCCGAAATCATATAGAAAGTGGTTTTTAGCTTGGATTAGTGTGTTAGGAAATTGCAAGTTGTTTCGGTCTGCTGTAATGTAATACCACAAGCACGGGGAAGATGCAGGAAAACTCTCTTTATAATTATActctttgattttattatttttcttgcaagtagtataaaagtaaaagtatgTCTTATCTTAATTCATCAGTATCGTATCTTAAAACTAAACTGAGAATAGAGATTGGTGGTGGatataacttttatttgttaaagaTATTAGATTAAGAAAGGAAATATCCGTGCGACAGAGTTATTACGTGTCCGCAGTGTGGTAATAACTATAAAGCTAATacacatattttatatctttgaTGTAGTATGGTATgctatgttttctttttacgTATTATGTAGattattaaatgttttattagagttatatatttctaaaaataatacgAATGGTTGAATCCGGTATGCCATCGAACGTGAACCAGCCGCATACATGGCTGGCGTTTGACGTCGTTGTTGGAAATGAATGATGGCATGCATTATTAAGTCCACATTCTGCACATTGGAGTTTCCTAAAAGGGCAGACACAGGAACATATCAGAATTTAggaacattaaaaaatatgagtcaaggaagaatatatatatgtagagagagagagagagagagagagagagagagagagaggatttcttattattattattattattatgtatcAGGCCGAAATACAATTGTTTAGTTAAACCATGCATGAATCTCAAGGCGCACGTAGACACATTTTGGATCAAATATCATATATGGACCAAGTGGAATAGTGGACCCATCTCAAgcatttgttttatttttattattaataaaaccTTGATTTAATATTCCATGAAGAGAGTGATAATCAAGTCTATATATGTATTTTGGCAACTTAATGGACGAATAAACATATGTTAACTACCATTAGTTATGCAGGCCTAAGATTTTGGCCTATTTGcatcatatataaatatatatatatatttatatatatatatatatatatatttatgtctTGATTGTAGGACTTGACGTTAGATCCTCTATTTCGAATGTTGACTAAATCCCACATAGAGAAggaataaaactaaactaaactaaagcaaaaaattaaaatagttgtTAGGCCATGGCTTTTAACCCATCAATTTCTAGAGTAAAACTTTATGTCTAGGGAAGTGGCATTAGGTGGTGGCTCATCGAGAATCAATTATTAGGTAAAGCTTTCTAGGTTAAGGTTGGTGATGAGTTACCCTTTGTCACCATTATTTTATGGGGATATTATTACAACAcattatctactatgttttcatcataatttttttttaaaagtctaatagacatatttttattatttaaaattaataaatatccatcagtatataaataaaaatatacatcaAATCCATCCGATCTTCCTTCAAAATTCTGTTCTCAATTCCAAATCCTCATAAATTACCATGGTTCAAATTGCAAGTGGATCTCTTTCCTCTTCTGCCACTTCAAGAATTCCATTCATGTCCTCCGAATTAATATAATGAATTCAATCTCATTACTTTCcgataaatagaaaagactagtttgataaatatcttgTAGTTGATTTTCTATTCTCTTAAGAGGCATTGTCAATGAGTGGTGTCTCGAGCAAACCAGCATGAATCATGATATTGCATAtggtaatatatattataaaaattgtagGATCGAGAACTTAGTCAAGGAAAGGATGGGCCTCAATCCTTAATTAATGtctacataaaattatatagaatatGCGTTGTTCTATAAAAAGTCCTGTGGCAGGGGGTCTGTAtcctaaatttaatattcacttcaaagtttgtcttcttgcctttctttcatataattattttggatAACATGAACtggatataaataatatactcTTATACCAACTTGAGCATGCATATATACTGTGATAAGGACACAGGAGGTAGAGAGATGGGCAAGTATTTTATGTCAActtggtatatttatatagtttaatGTATCCAAGGAAGAGTGGAAACATGTTGTGTGTCAAAGGGCTATGTATGCaggttttttaaaattttaaaatctaagaTTTGTACTtgaatttcattttctcttttttcttttcattggAAGATGCACTCCtactacattatttttataattataatcacTTAAAAATGGAAAGCAGCTCTATCCCCAATTATAAGCTTTTGGGCAGTGAGGATTTTGAGTAAATATGAATTTACCCAATTGAGTATTTGGATTTTGCTGTTGGCTTAATAGAATATTAACAACATACTTTAACTAACATGATAACTAGTGGGATAGGTCATGGTTTCAAGGAAAGTAGGCAAAGATTGCACTTCCTCTTCCCTAAGTAGCAATGTTCGTTTTGTATGTAGTTAAAAGTACATGTGTCAAATACTTtgttataattaatcaattaaaaaacaGATACAGACTATCAAACTATCAATTATTATGAGATCACCTAGAAGATTGCTTAATTCTTTTGTAACAATTAAactgaaataaattattataatctcTTACAAACAAGAGcaataaaaaccataaaagaaataactacCCAATCCATTATCTATAGAAGTTGagtgaataaaagaatattagagtcccaataaataaatttagactTGGGtctaattaatactaaaataattaaaattaatacaagCTGAAGGCACTCAATTTCATTGCTTGATTTAGCATCAGTGTTAGTGCTAATAAATTATAGCCCTTCTTTGCAAGTTTTTCAAAAAGTATTTACATTGAGAAGAGTGTATGTATGTGCATAATTTGATCATTATATTCAAACTTGGCTGAGCAAAGTTGCTCCAAGTGCAAAACCCACCAAATGTATCTTATTATTCGATATGTATTCCCACTAGCAAGTCATGTATCTTCCTCTTCCAGTCCAAAGAtgctttttagaaaaataataattccatcatccaaaaatcaataattaaaatagataaataaaattcttgaGACAATCTAAtaaatgacttttttttttaatattgtccACTTTAAATAAGGAACAAAAAGGCAAAAAACCTAATGATTAATTTTCACCATATCACATGAAAATTTATCATTCTGACTTCTGATGAAcataaaagtttttatttagaaaCGAAAAAAAAAGACTTATAATTTAGATTAAAGGATATTTAAGGTTGATACGTGCCATTGATTCAACCTT from Ricinus communis isolate WT05 ecotype wild-type chromosome 9, ASM1957865v1, whole genome shotgun sequence harbors:
- the LOC8276168 gene encoding ethylene receptor 2, which gives rise to MLKPVASGLLMLSLLLISVSANDNGFSRCNCDDEGSLWSIESILDCQKVSDFLIAVAYFSIPIELLYFVSCSNVPFKWVLFEFIAFIVLCGLTHLLNGWTYGPHQFQLMLALTVFKILTALVSCATAITLFTLIPLLLKVKVREFMLKKKAWDLGREVGIIMKQKEAGLHVRMLTQEIRKSLDRHTILYTTLVELSKTLGLQNCAVWMPNEIRTEMHLTHELNGGNYSSMDNCSIPITDPDVVRIKGSDGVSILSPDSALAAGSSGDSGSPGPVAAIRMPMLRVCNFKGGTPEIIQACYAVLVLVLPGGEPRSWTNQELGIIKVVADQVAVALSHAAVLEESQLMREKLEEQNRALQQAKMNAMMASQARTAFQKVMSDGMKRPMHSILGLISMMQDGNLNTEQRILVDAMMKTSNVLSTLINDVMEISTKDSGRFPLEVRSFHLHATIKEAACLARCLCVYRGFGFSIEVDKCLPDNVMGDERRVFQVILHMVGNLLDGNDKRGSVVLRVLVENGSQERNDHKWAAWRHNTPDGDVYIRFEIIVQNDCSDSEGSRTAMQVGGRRYTSDGVDEGLSFSVCKKLVQLMHGKIWVVPNSQGIPQSMGLVLRFQLRPSISIAISESGESSDHPHSNSLLRGLQVLLADADDVNRAVTRKLLEKLGCCVVTVSSGFECLSAVGPATSFQIVLLDLQMPELDGFEVASRIRKFRSRSWPLIVALTACADEDVWERCVQIGMNGVIQKPILLQGIANELRRVLVQANKVI